Below is a window of candidate division KSB1 bacterium DNA.
CGGGGCGATTCTGGTGGGAGGCCACTTCGGCAACTGGGAGTGGATGGCCGCGGGAATTCAGGCGGCAGGATACAATCTGTACCCGATCGCTGCCTCACAGCGCAATCCCCTCGTCGACCGGCTGATCGACGAGGTCCGGCTGCGCGCAGGCCTCCGGGTCGTCAAGACGGGTGCGGCCTCTGTCCGGCAGATCCTCCAGATCCTGCGCCGCGGCGAGTTCGTGGGGATCCTCTTCGATCAGGACGCGGGACAAAACGGCGAGTTCGTCGAGTTTCTTGGAAGGCCAGCTTCGACGGCGCGAGGGCCAGCCGTCTTCCACCTGAAAACAGGCGCTCCGATCGTCCTGGGCATCCCGGAGAGAGTGACCCCCGGCCGCCATCGGGTCCATCTGCACCTCTTCGATTTCAGCGCCCTGCCCGGCACGGAGGAAGAGAAAATCCACCACGTGACCCAGGCGATCTCTTCTCGCCTGGAGGAAGCCATCCGCCGGCACCCTGAGCAGTGGTTCTGGATGCATCGGCGATGGAAAACCGCCCCGAAGACCGTGTGAGATGGCAAATCCGGAAAAGACGACAATCTCTCCGCACTCCCTCCTGGTCGTTCAGACAGCTTTCTACGGGGACGTAATCCTGGCCACTCCCCTGGTCCGTGCAGCGGCCTTCCTGTGGCCCCAGGCGGCCATCGATTTCCTGTGCCTTCCGCAGACTTCCTCGCTTCTGGCGAACCACCCGCTCTTGCGACGCACGATCGCCTACGACAAGCGGGGGCGCGAGCGAGGGCTCAGATCGCTTTTTCGACTGGCGCGACGCCTGAGGGGTAGCGGCTACGATCTGGCTCTCGTCCCCCACCCCTCGCTGCGAAGCGCCTTGCTCGTCTGGCTGGCCAGGATTCCGGTGCGCG
It encodes the following:
- a CDS encoding lysophospholipid acyltransferase family protein; amino-acid sequence: MATTRDRIELILARGVAVAFGALPLRMSAKIGEWLGLLLFDVVRLRRRVAEENLRAAFPELSRRQVTQLARRTYRNFGITLAEFGKLPRLGREEIAQRVHLANGEVLAEVRRLGRGAILVGGHFGNWEWMAAGIQAAGYNLYPIAASQRNPLVDRLIDEVRLRAGLRVVKTGAASVRQILQILRRGEFVGILFDQDAGQNGEFVEFLGRPASTARGPAVFHLKTGAPIVLGIPERVTPGRHRVHLHLFDFSALPGTEEEKIHHVTQAISSRLEEAIRRHPEQWFWMHRRWKTAPKTV